A window of Ruminococcus champanellensis 18P13 = JCM 17042 contains these coding sequences:
- a CDS encoding AAA family ATPase codes for MNNQIQALLDSVEQVIVGKRPVITRVVAALLCNGHVLIEDVPGVGKTQLAASLSRSLGGSFNRIQLTPDIMPSDVVGFSMVDQQTGKLEYRPGAAMCNFLLADEINRASPKVQSSLLEVMEEYQISLDGQTRPLPRPFMVLATQNPVETYGTYHLPEAQMDRFFMRISMGYPTPEEEMRILERTEHYNPIENIKAPAVTLDSVLRLQQQVAQVTVADSVKAYILSIVSATRSMEEVTLGVSPRGSIALYKAAKANAFMFERSYVTPGDVKAMAECVLAHRILLSAKGKTVFGTPQACLASVLDRVAVPMG; via the coding sequence ATGAACAATCAGATTCAGGCGCTGCTTGACAGTGTGGAGCAGGTCATCGTAGGAAAGCGCCCGGTGATTACCCGGGTAGTGGCTGCACTGCTCTGTAATGGTCATGTACTGATCGAGGATGTGCCCGGGGTGGGCAAGACCCAGCTGGCAGCATCCCTGTCCCGTTCCCTGGGTGGGAGCTTCAACCGGATTCAGCTGACGCCGGATATTATGCCCTCTGATGTGGTGGGCTTTTCTATGGTGGATCAGCAGACCGGAAAGCTGGAATACCGTCCCGGTGCAGCGATGTGCAATTTTCTTTTGGCGGATGAGATCAACCGTGCCTCCCCGAAGGTGCAGTCCAGTTTGCTGGAGGTCATGGAGGAATATCAGATCAGTCTGGACGGTCAGACCCGTCCGCTGCCCCGTCCCTTCATGGTGCTGGCTACCCAGAATCCGGTGGAGACCTACGGTACCTATCACCTGCCGGAGGCGCAGATGGATCGCTTCTTCATGCGCATCAGCATGGGGTATCCCACCCCGGAGGAGGAAATGCGGATCCTGGAGCGCACGGAGCATTACAATCCCATTGAAAATATCAAAGCACCGGCGGTAACGCTGGATTCCGTTCTCCGGTTGCAGCAGCAGGTGGCGCAGGTCACCGTGGCGGACAGTGTGAAGGCATACATCCTTTCCATCGTCAGTGCCACCCGGAGCATGGAGGAGGTCACCCTGGGGGTCAGCCCCCGGGGCAGTATCGCACTGTACAAGGCGGCAAAAGCAAACGCTTTTATGTTCGAGCGCAGCTATGTGACCCCCGGCGACGTGAAGGCCATGGCGGAATGTGTGCTGGCGCACCGGATCCTGCTTTCCGCAAAGGGCAAAACCGTTTTTGGCACACCCCAGGCGTGTCTGGCATCCGTGCTGGATCGTGTGGCTGTGCCCATGGGCTGA
- a CDS encoding DUF58 domain-containing protein: MAAVVGYLAVLGILALFTFYMDGDTGVQLLAVYLLLPAASALLTLLARRQLKIRLTLPDSVKKGGTCMLTAEITKRWRIPLPFVRFRLEPDGHFDSPMVPVQTALAFGRQDTRQAELLPRICGQAQVDAADPRVIGYFGFLKLKLEMPAPAQVMIVPQVPELTAKDALFTVMSTAVQTESEEETNTQVAFGAATTAGYEHRDYVPGDPLKRINWKLSSKRQSLMVRMDEAVSLSRVHVLLDLARPQGAPAYKSRFLLEQQITEGALGMLALCARQGMAAVFSYQSLSGWQEVLAESPEAVEELALHVLERGFSEELGAARLSGSFLSGSGNGVYLIYTANPDPELLSQAAHMRGEVHIVMPGGMDAAGAKLHFWWLQSDFRLLPMT; the protein is encoded by the coding sequence ATGGCAGCGGTAGTGGGCTATCTGGCGGTGCTGGGCATCCTGGCTCTGTTCACCTTCTATATGGATGGAGATACGGGGGTGCAGCTTTTGGCGGTGTATCTGCTGCTTCCGGCAGCGTCCGCCCTGCTGACCCTTCTTGCCCGGCGGCAGCTGAAAATCCGGCTGACCCTGCCTGATAGCGTGAAAAAGGGTGGGACATGCATGCTGACAGCGGAGATCACCAAGCGCTGGCGGATTCCACTGCCTTTTGTCCGGTTCCGGCTGGAGCCGGACGGGCATTTTGATTCTCCCATGGTGCCGGTGCAGACGGCTCTGGCATTCGGCAGGCAGGACACCCGACAAGCGGAGCTTCTGCCCCGGATATGCGGACAGGCGCAGGTGGATGCGGCGGATCCACGGGTGATTGGCTACTTTGGCTTTTTAAAGCTGAAACTGGAGATGCCCGCCCCGGCGCAGGTCATGATCGTGCCCCAGGTGCCGGAGCTGACCGCCAAGGATGCGCTGTTTACCGTTATGAGCACCGCCGTGCAGACAGAAAGCGAGGAGGAGACCAATACCCAGGTTGCGTTTGGCGCTGCCACCACTGCAGGCTATGAACACCGGGATTATGTGCCGGGGGATCCTTTGAAGCGGATCAACTGGAAGCTGTCCTCCAAGCGGCAGAGCCTGATGGTGCGGATGGATGAGGCGGTTTCCCTGTCCCGGGTACATGTGCTGTTGGATCTGGCACGGCCTCAGGGCGCCCCTGCATACAAGTCCCGGTTCCTGCTGGAGCAGCAGATCACCGAGGGGGCGCTTGGCATGCTGGCGCTTTGTGCCCGGCAGGGCATGGCGGCGGTATTTTCCTATCAAAGCCTGTCCGGCTGGCAGGAGGTATTGGCAGAAAGCCCGGAGGCGGTGGAGGAGCTGGCACTGCATGTGCTGGAACGGGGCTTTTCTGAAGAATTGGGTGCAGCCCGGCTGTCCGGCAGTTTTCTGTCCGGTTCCGGCAACGGGGTGTATCTCATCTATACTGCAAACCCGGATCCGGAGCTGCTGTCCCAGGCAGCCCATATGCGGGGCGAGGTACATATCGTAATGCCCGGCGGCATGGATGCTGCCGGCGCAAAGCTGCATTTCTGGTGGCTGCAGTCTGATTTCCGGCTGTTGCCGATGACATAA
- a CDS encoding transglutaminase domain-containing protein: MELLLQRPMVKRLLRLDWVPVVFAALILTGIMSYYAGHYLPLAAVGSLVVMLVQFRVLDWIHKMRWRGWLIYLAGLILSLFLISQLIQLVEPSQQVEFFIWVLTPQSVLDFSGSYTLVMFLLFGIFIGFCVHFFTRIQYRVLVTFVLMMFPFLLFGREGDPMPVWLMLLLPAAYFAVMIYCRNRRPSSDAPKPAEICSGTIFLWIALAAVLILPKPAVQADRQLIESLLNFDSLTDFLMERINEFTDSSHVDGFYQNSSKIMFYVQAQEPLNLKFKTFTLYDPATDTWKAGKQDQKPDGTISPAEDPVNVDPALLSNALLHVLTADPSIGARYGLDLTGFSEQPRTTARACTVYAEKAQYNFGLTPTCWSICYGANNSSVTRSGVLYDNSVMRSYRVQYYGQQDQLTELAVYLNRTLDQEQWKQLLRHAWFGASDLPAEEREALKRAYRIVRYSRLLTDDYMAADAPEIPEGVKALAQSIVGDAQSDLEKAQLLEQYFWHNGFVYDKTYYKSPGENAETFLTSTRRGICFDFATSYVLMCRAVGIPARYVEGYSMNETDQKGMFVIRGDDAHAFAEVYLTGIGWYSMDPTISAGDTSDGLQVDSLVRFIGLMVLGGFALAVLLWWLLHRRIAEAWFRWRVFRTAPEQAASLLMARIKKQAQLSDGCTAEELSRQLQVQYQAGCDRILAALEQCIYAQRPMEGAAVPGLYVEYTLARDRITQVQREARKKRRKRKKGDSMELA, translated from the coding sequence ATGGAACTGTTGCTACAACGTCCTATGGTAAAACGGCTGCTCAGGCTGGACTGGGTGCCGGTGGTGTTTGCCGCCTTGATTCTGACCGGGATCATGAGCTATTACGCCGGGCATTACCTGCCCTTGGCGGCAGTGGGTTCATTGGTTGTGATGCTGGTGCAATTCCGGGTACTGGATTGGATCCACAAAATGCGCTGGCGGGGCTGGCTGATCTATCTGGCAGGGCTGATCTTGTCCTTGTTTCTGATCTCCCAGCTGATTCAGCTGGTCGAGCCAAGTCAGCAGGTGGAGTTTTTCATCTGGGTGCTGACCCCCCAGTCCGTTCTGGACTTTTCCGGGTCCTACACCCTGGTGATGTTCCTGCTGTTCGGCATTTTCATCGGCTTCTGTGTCCATTTCTTTACCCGGATTCAGTACAGGGTTCTGGTGACCTTTGTACTGATGATGTTCCCCTTCCTGCTGTTCGGCCGTGAAGGAGATCCTATGCCGGTATGGCTGATGCTCCTGCTGCCTGCAGCCTATTTTGCGGTGATGATCTATTGCCGGAACCGGCGACCCAGTTCGGATGCACCGAAGCCGGCGGAAATCTGCTCCGGCACCATCTTTCTGTGGATTGCTCTGGCGGCGGTGCTGATTTTGCCGAAGCCTGCGGTGCAGGCGGATCGGCAGCTGATCGAAAGCTTGCTGAATTTTGACTCTCTGACGGATTTCCTGATGGAACGCATCAATGAATTTACCGATTCCTCCCATGTGGATGGGTTCTATCAGAACAGCAGCAAGATCATGTTCTATGTACAGGCACAGGAGCCGCTGAATCTGAAATTCAAGACCTTCACTCTGTACGATCCCGCAACGGATACCTGGAAAGCAGGGAAGCAGGATCAAAAACCGGATGGTACCATATCGCCGGCAGAGGATCCGGTGAATGTGGATCCAGCTCTGCTGTCCAATGCGCTGCTGCATGTGCTGACTGCGGATCCTTCCATCGGGGCGCGATACGGGCTGGATCTGACGGGCTTTTCCGAACAGCCCCGCACCACTGCCCGTGCCTGCACGGTGTATGCGGAAAAGGCACAGTATAACTTCGGACTGACTCCTACCTGCTGGAGTATCTGCTACGGCGCCAACAACAGCAGCGTGACCCGCAGCGGCGTGCTGTATGATAACAGTGTGATGCGCAGCTACCGGGTGCAGTACTACGGGCAGCAGGATCAGCTGACGGAGCTGGCAGTGTACCTGAACCGGACGCTGGATCAGGAGCAGTGGAAGCAATTGCTGCGGCATGCCTGGTTCGGGGCAAGCGACCTGCCCGCGGAGGAAAGAGAGGCGCTGAAGCGTGCCTACCGCATTGTCCGGTACAGCCGTCTGCTGACAGATGACTACATGGCTGCGGATGCACCGGAGATTCCGGAGGGGGTCAAGGCCCTTGCCCAGTCCATCGTGGGGGATGCACAGAGCGACCTGGAAAAGGCACAGCTGCTGGAGCAGTACTTCTGGCACAACGGCTTTGTGTACGACAAAACCTATTACAAAAGTCCGGGGGAGAATGCGGAGACCTTTCTGACAAGCACCCGCCGGGGCATCTGCTTTGACTTTGCCACCTCCTATGTGCTGATGTGCCGGGCGGTGGGGATCCCTGCCCGGTATGTGGAAGGGTACTCCATGAACGAAACCGACCAGAAGGGCATGTTCGTGATCCGGGGAGATGACGCCCACGCCTTTGCGGAGGTGTATCTGACCGGCATTGGCTGGTACTCCATGGATCCTACCATTTCCGCCGGGGATACATCCGATGGGCTTCAGGTGGATAGCCTGGTGCGGTTCATCGGACTGATGGTGCTGGGTGGCTTTGCGCTGGCAGTGCTGCTCTGGTGGCTGCTGCACAGGCGCATTGCAGAGGCATGGTTCCGCTGGCGGGTATTCCGCACTGCGCCGGAGCAGGCAGCATCCCTGCTGATGGCACGGATCAAGAAACAGGCACAGCTTTCCGATGGCTGTACCGCTGAGGAGCTTTCACGGCAGCTGCAAGTGCAGTATCAGGCAGGCTGTGACAGGATCCTTGCTGCACTGGAGCAGTGCATCTACGCACAAAGACCCATGGAGGGGGCGGCGGTTCCGGGACTGTATGTAGAATACACCCTGGCACGGGATCGGATCACACAGGTACAAAGAGAAGCAAGAAAGAAAAGAAGAAAACGAAAAAAAGGGGACAGCATGGAATTGGCATAA
- a CDS encoding SH3 domain-containing protein, whose amino-acid sequence MMNILGKRMTAAVLAAMIMITGICRLSIPVQAATGEYKSWLQTDSRWGSIQLGSSGATMSRIGCAVTSLAKLVVHSGSATEETFDPGKLCNYLSKNGGFDSSGNIYWTVVTGLVPEFHFCAYTSFKTTTEAEKVAELEKYIQDGYYMAVSVKNQGHWVAVDYIKDGEVYIMDPASNAKTNLFDSYDCAGVTQIRLFKGLNPPPTTGNAPVESYYKTGRYTTNTGLNFRANAGITYEILADIPKGTLVTVEGTSGAWGRITYNGKVGWICLEYCTYVEGDYSYPTGRYRSTSDNGLYVRGGVGSTTGAIGMLAYLEEVEILEVQDGWGRLNYQGKTGWVCMKYMEPVAATTATTTTTTTTTTTTTTTTTTTTTATTTTTTTTTTTTTTTTTPQPTTTSTTTTTQTTVPVTTAPEQTTTTTMDTLMPGDLNGNGQVDAVDTVLLYAYLAGNLELNSRQLEAADVDRDGELTLMDVVLMQRMQDGLYDWKDYTT is encoded by the coding sequence ATGATGAACATACTCGGAAAGCGAATGACAGCAGCGGTGCTGGCGGCTATGATCATGATCACAGGCATATGCCGTCTGAGCATCCCGGTGCAGGCAGCAACTGGCGAATATAAAAGCTGGCTGCAGACAGACTCCCGTTGGGGAAGCATTCAGCTGGGTTCCAGTGGCGCAACCATGTCCAGAATTGGCTGCGCCGTCACATCCCTTGCGAAGCTGGTGGTACATTCCGGTTCTGCAACGGAGGAAACCTTTGACCCGGGTAAGCTGTGCAACTATTTGAGCAAAAACGGCGGTTTCGACAGCTCCGGCAATATTTACTGGACTGTAGTAACCGGACTTGTGCCGGAATTCCACTTCTGTGCATACACCAGCTTCAAGACCACCACGGAGGCTGAAAAAGTGGCGGAGCTTGAAAAATACATCCAGGATGGATACTACATGGCGGTGTCCGTGAAGAATCAGGGGCACTGGGTGGCAGTGGATTATATCAAGGACGGGGAAGTGTATATCATGGATCCGGCAAGCAACGCAAAGACCAATCTGTTTGATTCCTACGACTGCGCCGGCGTGACCCAGATCCGCCTGTTCAAGGGGCTGAATCCTCCGCCTACCACCGGGAATGCACCGGTGGAGAGCTATTACAAGACCGGCAGATACACCACCAATACGGGGCTGAACTTCCGGGCGAACGCAGGCATCACCTATGAGATCCTGGCGGATATCCCCAAGGGTACTCTGGTGACCGTGGAGGGTACCTCCGGTGCATGGGGTCGGATCACCTACAACGGCAAGGTGGGCTGGATCTGTCTGGAATACTGTACCTATGTGGAAGGGGATTACTCCTATCCCACGGGGCGGTATCGCTCCACCTCGGACAACGGCTTGTATGTGCGGGGCGGTGTGGGTTCCACCACCGGTGCCATCGGCATGCTGGCGTATCTGGAGGAAGTAGAGATCCTGGAGGTGCAGGATGGCTGGGGCAGGCTGAATTATCAAGGCAAGACCGGCTGGGTATGTATGAAGTATATGGAGCCGGTAGCTGCTACTACCGCAACAACGACAACGACCACCACTACTACCACCACCACAACAACGACTACGACCACCACTACGACTGCAACGACTACGACCACCACTACTACCACAACTACAACCACCACAACCACCACGCCCCAGCCCACGACTACCAGCACCACCACAACCACACAGACCACAGTGCCCGTAACGACAGCGCCGGAGCAGACCACCACGACCACGATGGACACGCTGATGCCGGGCGATCTGAACGGCAACGGACAGGTGGACGCTGTGGATACAGTGCTGCTGTATGCGTATCTGGCAGGAAATCTGGAGCTGAACAGCCGACAGTTGGAGGCTGCGGACGTGGATCGGGACGGCGAACTGACCTTGATGGATGTGGTGCTGATGCAGCGCATGCAGGATGGATTATATGATTGGAAGGATTATACCACATGA
- the prmA gene encoding 50S ribosomal protein L11 methyltransferase has product MNWIETQIITASAGVDALCAMLTDLGIKGFSIADPADFQEFLQNKEGKWDYIDQDLLGMAQGDTTVTVYLPDNAQGAEQLVALRAMLAQIHARDDAQLFGTLELTLKNVREEDWANNWKQYFKPFTVGERLLIKPSWETCENPRNRAVLEIDPASSFGTGQHHTTRLCLELLEQLMHPGDRVLDLGCGSGILSIGALLLGASGATAVDIEENAAATATENARKNHIDPTLYRVFCGNVLEDETLCREIGDGYDLICANIVADVLIAMKQLFRRFLRPEGTLIVSGIIMERRDEVLDQLKSAGFTLLEVREKEGWAAASLRIS; this is encoded by the coding sequence ATGAATTGGATCGAAACACAGATTATTACCGCCTCTGCCGGGGTGGATGCCCTTTGCGCCATGCTGACGGATCTGGGCATCAAGGGCTTTTCCATTGCGGATCCGGCAGATTTCCAGGAGTTTTTGCAGAACAAGGAAGGCAAGTGGGACTACATTGACCAGGATCTGCTGGGCATGGCCCAGGGGGACACGACAGTGACTGTGTACCTGCCGGACAATGCCCAGGGGGCGGAGCAGCTGGTTGCCCTGCGGGCAATGCTGGCGCAGATCCACGCCCGGGACGATGCGCAACTGTTCGGCACCCTGGAGCTGACGTTGAAAAACGTCCGGGAGGAGGACTGGGCGAACAACTGGAAGCAGTATTTCAAGCCCTTCACCGTGGGAGAACGGCTCCTCATCAAGCCCTCCTGGGAGACATGTGAAAATCCCCGGAACCGGGCAGTGCTGGAGATCGATCCGGCATCCAGCTTCGGCACCGGGCAGCACCACACCACCCGGCTCTGCCTGGAGCTGCTGGAGCAGCTGATGCATCCGGGGGATCGTGTACTGGATCTGGGCTGCGGCAGTGGGATCTTGTCCATCGGGGCACTGCTGCTGGGGGCATCCGGCGCCACCGCAGTGGATATCGAGGAAAATGCGGCAGCCACTGCAACGGAGAATGCCCGGAAGAACCACATTGACCCGACCCTGTACCGGGTATTCTGCGGCAATGTGCTGGAGGATGAAACGCTGTGTCGGGAGATCGGTGATGGCTATGATCTGATCTGTGCCAATATTGTGGCGGACGTGCTGATCGCCATGAAGCAGCTGTTCCGGCGATTTTTGCGACCGGAGGGCACGCTGATCGTGTCCGGCATCATCATGGAGCGCCGGGACGAGGTGCTGGATCAGCTGAAAAGCGCAGGCTTCACCCTGCTGGAGGTTCGGGAAAAGGAAGGCTGGGCGGCAGCATCCCTCCGCATTTCATAA
- a CDS encoding NAD(+) synthase codes for MKDGFLKIACATPDVHVADCAYNGEQIVRMMQEAAHAGAALTVFPELCITGYTCLDLFLQDTLLEGALDALFDILKQTEELDMLAVIGLPIAVDGKLYNCAAVCQSGQILGIVPKLNIPNYGEFQELRYFTPGNRMVRHCSIHGRTCPMGADMRFSCVDMPEFSFGVEICEDVWVGASPSDRLAAQGAVLIVNLSASDETIGKAAYRKKIIEAKSGSLFCAYAYADAGIGESTTDMVFAGHNLIAESGTTLAEAKRFAGGILYGDIDIQKLTAERRRTNTAHGAEEPAFVVEYFDYPIRETRLERQFPATPFVPAGKSELDDRCGEILQMQAVGLMTRLRHIRCQDVVIGLSGGLDSTLALIVTVMAYDRLGLPHHGIHAITMPCFGTTDRTYRNACALAKAYGADLREIPIRDSVMQHFADIGHDPDCHDVTYENGQARERTQVLMDFANQCGGIVIGTGDLSELALGWATYNGDHMSMYGVNASVPKTLVRYLVAHRAEQSEEALRSVLLDVLDTPVSPELLPPEENGEIRQKTEDLVGPYLLHDFFLYHMVRFGMPPKKIFRMACIAFDGQFAPDVILKWERKFYWRFFSQQFKRSCLPDGVKIGSVTLSPRGDWRMPSDACVAQWIRQLEQIDV; via the coding sequence GTGAAGGACGGCTTTTTGAAAATCGCCTGCGCAACACCGGATGTGCATGTGGCAGACTGCGCTTATAACGGGGAGCAGATTGTCCGTATGATGCAGGAGGCGGCACATGCCGGAGCGGCGCTGACGGTATTTCCGGAGCTTTGCATCACAGGTTATACCTGTCTGGATCTGTTTTTGCAGGACACCCTGCTGGAGGGGGCACTGGACGCTCTGTTTGACATTCTGAAGCAGACAGAGGAACTGGATATGCTCGCAGTGATCGGACTGCCCATTGCAGTGGACGGGAAGCTGTACAACTGCGCTGCCGTATGCCAGAGCGGACAGATCCTGGGCATCGTGCCCAAGCTGAATATCCCCAATTACGGGGAATTCCAGGAGCTGCGCTATTTCACCCCCGGCAACCGGATGGTGCGGCATTGCAGCATCCACGGGCGCACTTGCCCCATGGGAGCGGACATGCGGTTTTCCTGCGTGGATATGCCGGAGTTTTCCTTTGGCGTGGAAATCTGCGAGGACGTGTGGGTGGGGGCAAGCCCCTCCGACCGGCTGGCTGCCCAGGGAGCGGTGTTGATCGTGAATCTGTCCGCCAGCGATGAAACCATCGGCAAGGCGGCGTACCGGAAGAAGATCATCGAAGCCAAGTCCGGCAGTCTGTTCTGTGCCTATGCCTATGCGGATGCAGGCATCGGAGAATCTACCACGGATATGGTGTTCGCCGGGCATAATCTGATCGCAGAAAGCGGCACCACTCTGGCGGAGGCAAAGCGCTTTGCCGGAGGCATTCTCTACGGGGATATTGACATACAGAAGCTGACGGCAGAGCGGCGGCGCACCAACACTGCCCACGGGGCGGAGGAGCCTGCCTTTGTGGTGGAGTATTTTGATTATCCCATCCGGGAGACCCGGCTGGAGCGGCAGTTCCCGGCAACGCCCTTTGTGCCCGCCGGGAAAAGCGAGCTGGACGACCGGTGCGGCGAGATCCTGCAGATGCAGGCGGTAGGGCTTATGACCCGGCTGCGGCATATCCGTTGCCAGGACGTGGTGATCGGTCTGTCCGGGGGATTGGATTCCACCCTGGCGCTGATCGTCACCGTTATGGCATATGACCGGCTGGGACTGCCCCATCATGGGATTCACGCCATTACCATGCCCTGTTTCGGCACTACAGACCGGACATATCGGAACGCCTGCGCCCTTGCAAAGGCATACGGGGCGGATCTCCGGGAGATCCCCATCCGGGACAGCGTGATGCAGCATTTTGCAGACATTGGTCACGATCCGGATTGTCACGATGTGACCTATGAAAACGGGCAGGCACGGGAGCGTACCCAGGTGCTGATGGATTTTGCCAACCAGTGCGGGGGCATCGTGATCGGCACCGGGGATCTGTCGGAGCTTGCGCTGGGCTGGGCGACTTACAACGGGGATCATATGAGCATGTACGGGGTCAACGCCTCCGTGCCCAAGACCCTGGTGCGGTATCTGGTTGCACACCGGGCGGAACAGTCGGAGGAAGCACTGCGCAGCGTACTGCTGGATGTGCTGGACACGCCGGTAAGCCCGGAGCTTCTGCCGCCGGAGGAAAACGGGGAGATCCGTCAGAAAACCGAGGATCTGGTGGGGCCCTACCTGCTGCATGACTTTTTCCTGTATCACATGGTGCGGTTCGGCATGCCTCCGAAGAAGATCTTCCGGATGGCGTGCATTGCCTTTGACGGGCAGTTTGCCCCGGATGTGATCTTAAAGTGGGAGCGGAAGTTCTACTGGCGGTTTTTCAGTCAGCAGTTCAAGCGCTCCTGCCTGCCGGACGGGGTGAAGATCGGCAGCGTGACCCTTTCTCCCAGAGGAGACTGGCGGATGCCCAGCGATGCCTGTGTGGCGCAGTGGATCCGGCAGCTGGAACAGATTGATGTATAA